A region of Chelonoidis abingdonii isolate Lonesome George chromosome 8, CheloAbing_2.0, whole genome shotgun sequence DNA encodes the following proteins:
- the SCG2 gene encoding secretogranin-2 → MYSISRGSCPSAENSPQTRSKKTRTLMLWVRSAVCHTGKISNMADAKTCWLGAAFSLTLFFVLICCIDAASIEPYQLLQKNPDYLVKNLQRLPSPDMIKALEYIENLRKQANKAENGPDYNFYQGAPFLLQQKESKDQSHLADNIRDSLTEDESQWVRSVLEALRQTEKESKAGSKENKPYTMSSDNFPAGVSDDYEAYKWPEKRHKFIKMPHAHDEESSRDSPFKRTNEIVEEQYTPQSLATLESVFQELGRMTGPNNHKKERLDENQKLYTEDEDDVYKVNNIAYEDVVGGEDWNPIEEKVESQTQEEIKDHKEEIDKNEEVIDDEMKRSGNQGFLEDEMGRDSKDQMSDDITKLMNYYLKRLMSNIGNGRLRTGHEEKTAGIFLEKLDPQSISQLIEISRNLQIPPEDLLDMLKTGEKQQQSERVETEQEPELPEDLEDDISENNLDHTDRFKNKMNPKNGYMKQPINVMPDNLVEDLNIEDIVNLLGTDNLANQKTSYFVNQFNEENSLPRLSYIPRRPKGHQLPKAPWINDLERRQIEYEKLNERDEELADYLANMLAKYPEVMNTNQLKSVPVPVSSENDLQEDDQLEQAIKEHLNQLGPQESDKLVSLSKRLSMARNNDDTQNRQYLDEDMLVKVLEYLNQEQSDKGRDHITKRAMENM, encoded by the exons ATGTACAGTATAAGCAGAGGGAGCTGTCCTAGTGCTGAAAACAGTCCACAAACTCGCAGCAAAAAGACAAGAACGCTCATGCTTTGGGTTCGCTCTGCTGTCTGTCACACAG gaAAGATTTCTAACATGGCAGATGCTAAAACCTGCTGGCTTGGAGCAGCCTTCTCTCTCACCCTTTTCTTTGTCCTAATCTGTTGTATTGATGCAGCTTCAATCGAACCTTATCAGCTGCTTCAGAAAAACCCAGACTACTTAGTGAAAAATTTACAAAGGCTCCCAAGCCCAGATATGATTAAAGCCTTGGAATATATAGAAAATCTCCGCAAACAAGCTAACAAGGCTGAAAATGGCCCAGATTACAATTTTTATCAAGGTGCCCCATTTCTTCTGCagcagaaagaaagcaaagatcAGAGCCACCTAGCAGATAATATAAGAGATTCTTTGACTGAAGATGAGTCTCAATGGGTTAGGTCAGTGTTGGAAGCCTTGAGGCAAACAGAAAAAGAGTCAAAGGCTggatcaaaagaaaataaaccataTACTATGAGTTCAGATAACTTTCCAGCTGGTGTGAGTGATGATTATGAGGCTTATAAGTGGCCTGAGAAACGACACAAATTTATCAAAATGCCACATGCACATGATGAAGAAAGTTCAAGAGACAGTCCTTTCAAGCGCACCAATGAAATAGTAGAAGAACAATATACACCCCAAAGCCTTGCTACTTTGGAGTCTGTCTTTCAGGAGCTGGGGAGAATGACGGGACCAAATAATCACAAAAAAGAGAGGCTGGATGAGAATCAAAAATTGTACACAGAAGATGAAGATGATGTATATAAAGTGAATAATATTGCTTATGAAGATGTAGTGGGAGGAGAAGACTGGAATCCAATAGAGGAAAAAGTGGAAAGCCAAACGCAAGAAGAGATAAAAGATCATAAAGAGGAAATTGATAAAAATGAAGAAGTGATTGATGATGAAATGAAGAGATCAGGAAATCAAGGCTTCCTGGAGGATGAAATGGGGAGAGACAGTAAAGATCAAATGTCAGATGACATTACAAAGCTAATGAATTATTATCTGAAGAGGCTGATGAGCAATATTGGAAATGGCAGGTTAAGGACTGGACATGAAGAAAAAACGGCAGGTATATTTTTGGAAAAACTTGATCCTCAGTCTATCTCTCAACTAATAGAAATCTCAAGGAATTTACAAATCCCTCCAGAGGATTTACTAGACATGttgaaaactggagaaaagcagcagcagagtgaaaggGTGGAGACAGAGCAAGAACCAGAGCTCCCAGAAGATCTTGAGGATGACATCTCTGAAAATAATCTAGACCACAcagatagatttaaaaataaaatgaaccctAAAAATGGTTACATGAAGCAGCCAATTAATGTTATGCCAGATAATCTAGTTGAAGACCTCAATATTGAAGATATTGTCAATCTTTTAGGGACTGATAATTTAGCTAATCAGAAAACCTCTTACTTTGTAAATCAGTTTAATGAAGAGAACAGTTTGCCAAGACTTTCCTACATTCCCAGAAGACCTAAAGGACATCAACTGCCTAAAGCTCCTTGGATTAATGATTTGGAAAGACGACAAATAGAATACGAAAAACTAAATGAAAGAGATGAAGAACTAGCAGATTACTTGGCAAATATGTTGGCAAAATACCCTGAAGTTATGAATACAAACCAGCTGAAAAGTGTTCCAGTCCCAGTTTCATCTGAAAATGATCTACAGGAAGACGATCAACTTGAGCAAGCAATCAAAGAACATCTAAATCAGCTGGGACCACAAGAATCTGATAAACTAGTCTCACTCAGCAAAAGGCTGTCCATGGCTCGGAATAATGATGACACACAAAACAGGCAGTATCTGGATGAAGATATGCTAGTGAAGGTGCTAGAGTACCTAAACCAGGAGCAATCAGACAAAGGAAGAGATCACATTACTAAAAGGGCAATGGAAAATATGTAA